One genomic window of Panicum hallii strain FIL2 chromosome 6, PHallii_v3.1, whole genome shotgun sequence includes the following:
- the LOC112897227 gene encoding probable serine/threonine-protein kinase PBL21 isoform X1, whose amino-acid sequence MKRVRRFFNLKDLGRGKEKDTAAGTAVSTGSDDEDTRFTLNVETFSFKELSAATDNFNDYLLIGSGGSAKVYEGRLPGIGKVAVKRLSFGGVSRHTAAHLQRGFLREVFVLNSINHPNIVRLIGCCSEESERLLVYEYIYWGSMRKCLSELDWQKRMNTALGAAKGLERLHLQVNPSIIHRDIKSDNILLCMDFEPKVSDFGSAKIAPAGGAGSGQVGTFGYMAPEVAFCKSISIRSDIYSFGVVLLELITGRKAIDSKRQDEEQHLASWARSKLQGQNNIEELLDPRLPGCAPKFDDLNKALAVAWMCTMTDDVDRPEIGEIVQDLRCLADSFSDNKGSLSSAA is encoded by the exons ATGAAGAGGGTGCGCCGCTTCTTCAATCTGAAAGATTTGGGGAGGGGCAAAGAGAAGGACACCGCGGCCGGAACAGCAG TGTCAACAGGATCTGATGATGAGGATACAAGATTCACACTGAATGTGGAAACTTTTAGCTTCAAAGAGCTATCTGCTGCAACTGATAATTTCAATGATTACCTCCTGATAGGCTCTGGAGGCTCAGCCAAAGTCTATGAAGGCCGCTTACCAGGGATTGGAAAG GTTGCTGTCAAGCGGTTGAGCTTTGGTGGAGTTTCTAGACATACAGCTGCCCATCTGCAAAGGGGGTTTCTTAGGGAGGTCTTTGTGCTCAATTCAATTAACCACCCTAACATTGTGAGGCTAATTGGTTGCTGTTCTGAGGAAAGTGAACGACTTCTTGTTTATGAATATATTTACTGGGGTTCTATGCGTAAATGTTTGAGTG AGTTGGACTGGCAGAAAAGAATGAATACTGCCCTTGGTGCAGCTAAGGGTCTGGAGAGACTCCATCTCCAAGTCAATCCATCAATCATTCACAGGGACATCAAATCAGACAACATTTTATTATGCATGGACTTTGAGCCAAAGGTTTCTGATTTTGGGTCTGCTAAAATTGCCCCAGCTGGGGGCGCAGGATCTGGACAGGTGGGAACATTTGGATATATGGCACCAGAGGTTGCTTTTTGTAAATCCATATCAATCCGGTCAGATATTTACAGTTTTGGGGTTGTGCTCTTGGAGCTCATTACTGGACGTAAAGCCATCGATAGTAAGAGACAAGACGAAGAACAGCATCTAGCTTCTTGG GCTAGATCCAAGTTACAAGGTCAAAACAACATCGAGGAACTACTTGATCCAAGGTTACCTGGCTGTGCACCCAAGTTTGATGACCTCAACAAGGCTCTTGCTGTCGCATGGATGTGCACTATGACAGATGATGTTGATCGACCTGAGATTGGAGAAATCGTTCAAGACCTTCGCTGTTTGGCCGACAGTTTTAGTGATAATAAAGGTTCCTTGTCATCAGCGGCATGA
- the LOC112897227 gene encoding probable serine/threonine-protein kinase PBL21 isoform X3 has product MKRVRRFFNLKDLGRGKEKDTAAGTAVSTGSDDEDTRFTLNVETFSFKELSAATDNFNDYLLIGSGGSAKVYEGRLPGIGKVAVKRLSFGGVSRHTAAHLQRGFLREVFVLNSINHPNIVRLIGCCSEESERLLVYEYIYWGSMRKCLSELDWQKRMNTALGAAKGLERLHLQVNPSIIHRDIKSDNILLCMDFEPKVSDFGSAKIAPAGGAGSGQVGTFGYMAPEVAFCKSISIRSDIYSFGVVLLELITGRKAIDSKRQDEEQHLASWKESFGSDYVI; this is encoded by the exons ATGAAGAGGGTGCGCCGCTTCTTCAATCTGAAAGATTTGGGGAGGGGCAAAGAGAAGGACACCGCGGCCGGAACAGCAG TGTCAACAGGATCTGATGATGAGGATACAAGATTCACACTGAATGTGGAAACTTTTAGCTTCAAAGAGCTATCTGCTGCAACTGATAATTTCAATGATTACCTCCTGATAGGCTCTGGAGGCTCAGCCAAAGTCTATGAAGGCCGCTTACCAGGGATTGGAAAG GTTGCTGTCAAGCGGTTGAGCTTTGGTGGAGTTTCTAGACATACAGCTGCCCATCTGCAAAGGGGGTTTCTTAGGGAGGTCTTTGTGCTCAATTCAATTAACCACCCTAACATTGTGAGGCTAATTGGTTGCTGTTCTGAGGAAAGTGAACGACTTCTTGTTTATGAATATATTTACTGGGGTTCTATGCGTAAATGTTTGAGTG AGTTGGACTGGCAGAAAAGAATGAATACTGCCCTTGGTGCAGCTAAGGGTCTGGAGAGACTCCATCTCCAAGTCAATCCATCAATCATTCACAGGGACATCAAATCAGACAACATTTTATTATGCATGGACTTTGAGCCAAAGGTTTCTGATTTTGGGTCTGCTAAAATTGCCCCAGCTGGGGGCGCAGGATCTGGACAGGTGGGAACATTTGGATATATGGCACCAGAGGTTGCTTTTTGTAAATCCATATCAATCCGGTCAGATATTTACAGTTTTGGGGTTGTGCTCTTGGAGCTCATTACTGGACGTAAAGCCATCGATAGTAAGAGACAAGACGAAGAACAGCATCTAGCTTCTTGG AAGGAAAGTTTCGGATCTGATTATGTTATTTAA
- the LOC112897227 gene encoding serine/threonine-protein kinase PBS1-like isoform X2, translating to MKRVRRFFNLKDLGRGKEKDTAAGTAGSDDEDTRFTLNVETFSFKELSAATDNFNDYLLIGSGGSAKVYEGRLPGIGKVAVKRLSFGGVSRHTAAHLQRGFLREVFVLNSINHPNIVRLIGCCSEESERLLVYEYIYWGSMRKCLSELDWQKRMNTALGAAKGLERLHLQVNPSIIHRDIKSDNILLCMDFEPKVSDFGSAKIAPAGGAGSGQVGTFGYMAPEVAFCKSISIRSDIYSFGVVLLELITGRKAIDSKRQDEEQHLASWARSKLQGQNNIEELLDPRLPGCAPKFDDLNKALAVAWMCTMTDDVDRPEIGEIVQDLRCLADSFSDNKGSLSSAA from the exons ATGAAGAGGGTGCGCCGCTTCTTCAATCTGAAAGATTTGGGGAGGGGCAAAGAGAAGGACACCGCGGCCGGAACAGCAG GATCTGATGATGAGGATACAAGATTCACACTGAATGTGGAAACTTTTAGCTTCAAAGAGCTATCTGCTGCAACTGATAATTTCAATGATTACCTCCTGATAGGCTCTGGAGGCTCAGCCAAAGTCTATGAAGGCCGCTTACCAGGGATTGGAAAG GTTGCTGTCAAGCGGTTGAGCTTTGGTGGAGTTTCTAGACATACAGCTGCCCATCTGCAAAGGGGGTTTCTTAGGGAGGTCTTTGTGCTCAATTCAATTAACCACCCTAACATTGTGAGGCTAATTGGTTGCTGTTCTGAGGAAAGTGAACGACTTCTTGTTTATGAATATATTTACTGGGGTTCTATGCGTAAATGTTTGAGTG AGTTGGACTGGCAGAAAAGAATGAATACTGCCCTTGGTGCAGCTAAGGGTCTGGAGAGACTCCATCTCCAAGTCAATCCATCAATCATTCACAGGGACATCAAATCAGACAACATTTTATTATGCATGGACTTTGAGCCAAAGGTTTCTGATTTTGGGTCTGCTAAAATTGCCCCAGCTGGGGGCGCAGGATCTGGACAGGTGGGAACATTTGGATATATGGCACCAGAGGTTGCTTTTTGTAAATCCATATCAATCCGGTCAGATATTTACAGTTTTGGGGTTGTGCTCTTGGAGCTCATTACTGGACGTAAAGCCATCGATAGTAAGAGACAAGACGAAGAACAGCATCTAGCTTCTTGG GCTAGATCCAAGTTACAAGGTCAAAACAACATCGAGGAACTACTTGATCCAAGGTTACCTGGCTGTGCACCCAAGTTTGATGACCTCAACAAGGCTCTTGCTGTCGCATGGATGTGCACTATGACAGATGATGTTGATCGACCTGAGATTGGAGAAATCGTTCAAGACCTTCGCTGTTTGGCCGACAGTTTTAGTGATAATAAAGGTTCCTTGTCATCAGCGGCATGA
- the LOC112897304 gene encoding uncharacterized protein LOC112897304 yields the protein MQVLPKKFAGSSAKMASRRLFQRSTSLLGGAHASAARAAAAPPARYFNIFPCSHADAKTSLTTIGMPSTIMNGMKPAFLDFAGGVKRTFSSSAPKSNNHKFARETEKAARYETAKRDADTIVLMSFCFFNFFYLYTLDNARSNNSSSRCLNCCNCPCQGSNPKVQQD from the exons ATGCAGGTTCTTCCTAAAAAATTCGCGGGATCGAGTGCCAAGATGGCGAGTCGCCGCTTGTTTCAGAGATCGACGAGCCTACTCGGCGGCGCTCATGCGTCTGCCGCTAGGGCCGCCGCTGCTCCG CCTGCAAGGTACTTCAACATATTCCCATGCTCCCATGCTGATGCTAAAACAAGCTTGACAACAATTGGAATGCCATCAACTATCATGAATGGCATGAAGCCAGCTTTTCTTGATTTTGCTGGAGGAGTGAAGCGAACATTTTCATCGAGTGCACCCAAATCCAACAACCACAAATTTGCTAGGGAGACCGAAAAGGCTGCACG GTATGAAACTGCAAAAAGAGATGCGGATACTATAGTCTTGATGAGTTTttgtttctttaattttttCTATTTGTATACCCTTGATAATGCAAGGAGTAACAACAGTTCAAGTCGTTGCTTAAATTGCTGCAACTGCCCGTGCCAGGGTTCAAATCCTAAAGTTCAACAAGATTAG